CAGATGATGGAGTCGATGATCACCAACTCGCGCCCGACGCGCGCGGAGGCGTCCGACGTCGCCAACGCGATCCTCGACGGCGCGGACGCGGTCATGCTGTCCGCCGAGTCCTCGGTGGGTGCCTACCCGATCGAGACCGTCAAGACGATGTCGAAGATCGTCACGGCGGCCGAGGAGGAGCTCCTCTCCAAGGGCCTCCAGCCGCTGGTCCCGGGCAAGAAGCCCCGCACCCAGGGCGGCGCCGTCGCCCGCGCGGCCTGCGAGATCGCGGACTTCCTGGGCGGACGGGCGCTCATCGCCTTCACCCAGTCCGGTGACACCGCCCGCCGGCTGTCGCGCTACCGCGCCACGCAGCCGATCCTGGCCTTCACCACCGACCCGCACACCCGCAACCAGCTCACGCTGAGCTGGGGCGTCGAGTCCTACATCGTCCCGCACGTGGACAACACCGACGCGATGGTCGACCTGGTGGACGGCGAGCTGCTCAAGCTCAACCGCTACAACGAGGGCGACACCATGGTCATCACGGCCGGCTCGCCCCCCGGTGTCCCCGGCACCACCAACATGGTCCGGGTCCACCACCTGGGCGGCCCCGCCCGCGACTGAGGTCGCGACACCGCTCCACAGCACTGAACTCTGCCGCACAGAGGCCGAGGGCGGCACCCCGATCCGATCGGGGTGCCGCCCTCGGCGCTTTCGTACTGCGGATCTACTCCGGCGGGCCCATGTAGTTCTTCAGGCCGGGAACCGTCAGGGTGCCGCCGAACTGGCCGGCCTGGACGACCTTGACGTTCGTGAAGAACGCGAACGGGACGTTCAGCGGCGGCGGGCTGTTCGGGGTGAACTCGATCGGGATCAGACCGAAGAGGTTGCCCTTGAGGCTCTCGGTGTACATCGTCACCGTGCCGCCGCGGATCTTGGACGTGGAGCCCGGACGCGACTTCAGGTGGGCGACGTTCCCCTCCTTGCCGACCGTCTGGTACAGGTCCTTGATGTCCAGCGAGTCCGCGGTGAACTTCAGGACCTTCTTGACCTTGCCGCCGGCCGTCTTCACCTCGACGATGCCGTGGTAGTCCAGGCCGTAGAGGGTCAGCAGCGAGCTGTCGAGGTACCACGGCTCGTTCGGCAGGAGCGGGATGCCCTGCTCCAGCTCGGCGTCGGCCAGGGCCTGGGCGTCGTAGGTCGGGCACGGGAAGGGTTCCTTCCCGTCCGCGTCCTTCTTCGCCTCGTCCTTGGCCTTGTCCTCGTCGGCCTTGCCCGTCTCGTCCTTCGGGGACTTGACGGTGTCCTTGACCTCCTCGGGCAGCTCCTCGACCTGGACGCCCGCCGTCTTCGCCGCGTCGCGGATGGCGTCCGCGGCCGGGTCGGTCGTCGTCGGGGGCTTGGTCGGGGTCTTCGTCGGGGTCGTGGACGGCGTCGTGGACGGCGTCGGCGTCGGCGCCGGGGTCGTCAGGGGCTTGGTGAGCCCGTCGACGAGATCCTTGAGCGCGTCTCCGACACCCAGCGGGTCCAGCGGGTTGGTGGTCTTGGTCGGCGTAGGCTCCGCGGCCGCGGGGGCCGCCGGCTTGTCGGCCGTGGACCCGGTCGCCGTCGGGCTGGGGCTCGCCGACCCGCTCGGCTTCGGCTTCGCCGACGCGGACGGGGAGGCGCTCGCCGTGGCCGACGCGCTCGGCGAAGGCGACTTCGAGGGCGAGGGCGACTTCGACTCGGACTCCGCGGGTTCGTCGGACCGTGTCACGCACGGCCCGGGCGCGAAGGGGATCTCCTTGTCGTCGGCCACCGCCAGCTTGGGCGCCATGCCCATCCCGACGAACACGGCCGTCGGCATCGCCGCCAGCGCCATCGTCTTGCCGACGGGTATCTGGAGCTTGTTCAGCAGCGACTTCCTGGGGGCCGCGTGCCGCGGACCCTTGATCTCACGGGACTCTGCGCCTGGGGCCACGCCCCGCTGCGTCTCGTCACCCCGCACTGTTCCTCCCGCCATCGGCGTGGGCAGTCGTCTCGCTCGCGTGTGCCGGCGTTTCCGTTGCGCGCTGTCCCGGGAAGCCCTGGGGGCCCGCCATCCAGTCCGCCTTGGTCATGTCGACCGCCGCGGCCGCCGGCCTCTGGTCCACCGGCTCCTCTTCCGCCGGCCGGCCCGGGGACCACGACAGCGCGAGGGCGCCGCCGATCAGGGCGGGGATGAAGCCGAGGCCGAAGCCGCCGAGGTTGGACACCGGGATCGAGACCAGCGCCAGCAGGATCGCGGCGACTCCCGCGAAAACGCGGATGGTCTCCTGGAACCAGAGGGCCAGTCCCAGCGTGATCAGCAGTACGCCGATGATCAGGGCGCCGGCGCCACCCGTGGTGGCCATCGCGAGGCTGATGTTGCCCAGGCGGAGGTCGGCGTACGGGAAGTAGGCGATCGGGAAGCCGCTGAAGAGCGTGAACAGCCCGGCCCAGAAAGGACGGCGGCCGGTCCAGGCGTGGAAGTGGTAGTACACCACGGTGAGCCAGGCGTCGTCTTCGGCGCGAACGTAAACCGGGGCCTGGGGGTTCATGGACAACAGCTCCCTGGAAACGGTGGTACGGAGAATCTGTGGAGCCCGGACGGGGCGGCCGGCGACGGCTGACGCCGCCGACCGCCCCTCCGGTCACTCAACCGGGACTGATTACTTCTCGTCCTGGTAGCACGGCTGGTCGCCACCGAGCAGGCGCAGCTTCAGGTCGGGAAGCTTGAACGTGCCCGCCGTGGTCGCCCACGCCTTCTGGCGCACGTTCGTCAGGATCGCCTTCTCGGCACGCTGCGAGAACGCGTACTTGTTCTCGTCGGTGACCGTGCCGGCCTGCGGCTTCATCTTGTGGTTCGGGTCACTGACCGCGACACCGATGTCCAGGTTCTTGAACTCGGCATCGGCGTCGAGCTCGGCGACATCGAGGTAGATGTTGTCGGCTTCGGCCGGCTGACCCTTGTGGCCGGTCCTCAGCTGCAGGGTGACGGTACCCAGCGGCGTCTTGGTGGCCAGGGACTGGCACATGTTGGTGATCTTGGCGTGACTGAACCCGGAGATCGTGACCGGGTGCGCGACAGGCTTGCCTGCCATGTCGTGCCCCTTGGCGAGGCCGCCGTACTGAATGAGGTTGTCACCGTCGAGCTTGTCGGCCGAGACCTTGAAGTCCTGGCCGGAGACGCTGAAGGACGCCGCGAGGGCACCCTGCGCCAGACCCACACCGACCGCGGCCGTGGCCGCGATGCTCGGCACCATGACGAGCGCGAAGCGCTTCCATCTGGTCCCGCCACGAACCTGAGAACTCATTTCGTTCCTCCTTCTCGGACGTACATCTCCGGTCCGGGCCGTGCCCGTCCTGGGATGGGAGAAGTGCTACGTCCTCGGGAAGGAGCGCAGGCGTCCGGGCCGCGGCTGTTGCCACGTCCGATACACCGGCGATCACCCCCGAGCGACAACCACTGGGCCACGCGTTCGCGCAACCTGGAGGACAGGCCCCGCCGTGTGGCAGAGACCCCCCTGTCCATGGGCCGGTGCCACTGCCACCGGTCCACTCGGTGGGGACCCTCCACCGCAACTCCGAGTGAGCGGCTCTGCGGGAAGGACCGAGCGTCGCCGATCGTGGTCCATTCCCGGCCGGGGCACAAGGGGGTTCGTTACTGGCCGGTAACGGCCCGATAACCCGAGCGCGACCCACTGCCGCCGGGTGGCGACACAGGGTGTCACCGAAGGCCGCGACAAAGGGGAGAAAGAGCGAACACTCCGGACAGTTCACGGGGTTCGACTTACTGCGAGTAACAGCGGCCGCGATTGCCAAGTTTTGGCAAAGTGCGGCCGCTGTTTATCTCTGTGTCAACAAATCGCCGGCTTCCCGAGCCGGTGGCGGGCTGGTGCCCAGGCCGCGTACTAGAACAGCACCCGGGCCAAGGCCGTGCGCGCCGCCGTCACCCGCGGGTCGTCCGCTCCGATGACCTCGAACAGTTCCAGCAGGCGCAGCCGTACGGCGTCCCGGTCCTCACCGAACGTCACCCGCACGGTGTCCACCAGGCGCCCGAAGGCGTCCTCCACGTGACCGCCGACCAGATCCAGGTCGGCCGCGGCGATCTGCGCCGCCGGGTCGCGCGGGTTCTCGGCGGCCGCGGTCCGCACCGCCTGCGGGTTCATGTCCTGGACCCGGGCGAGGAGCTCGGCCTGTGCCAGGCCCAGCTTGGCCTCGGTGTTGGCCGGGTCGTCCGCGAGTACGTTCTTGTACGCCTGCACGGCGCCGCCCAGGTCGCCGGCGTCCAGCGCGACGACGGCCGCTTCCAGCAGTGCGTCGTACGGACCGGCTGGGACCTCGGCCTCGTCGGAGGCGGCGGCGCCCGGAGCGGCCCCCTCCGCGTTCGGGTCCACCTCGATGCCGATGATCCCGAAGCGCTCCTCGGCCACCTGGACCAGCTGGGCGAGGGTCTCGCGGATCTGCTGCTCGGGGGCCACGCCCTGGAACAGCGGCAGCACCTGCCCGGCGACCACGGCGAAGACGGCCGGGATGCCCTGGATCTGGAACTGCTGCATCAGCATCTGGTTGGCGTCGACGTCGACCTTGGCCAGCACGAGACGGCCGTTCGCCTCGACGGTCAGCCTCTCCAGGAGGGGGCTGAGCTGCTTGCACGGCTCGCACCACTCGGCCCAGAAGTCCAGGACGACCGGAACCTCTGCGGAGAGCTGGAGCACATCGCGTTCGAATCCGGCCTCGTCTACGTCGATGACGAGTGCGGACGGCGGCACGGCTCCGGCGGCCGGGCCGTTCCCGCCGCCCTGGCCGGCCTGGCGTGCCGCTTCGGCGCGGGCCTGCTCGGCCTTGGCCTTGGCCTCGCCGGCCGCCTTCACAGCGGCGAGGTCGACGACGCCGCTCATGGACATGTTTCTGGGCTGCATGCGTACATCCTCCCCCGTATGCGCGCACCGACGAAAAAGATCGCGTGAATTGGCCTGTTGCAGGTCGGCGCCGGGTCCCCACCTGGCGCCTGTAGCCCTTCGCGTGGTTGTCGCTCTTACGCTACGAGCCGTAGCGTAACTCCTCCGGCCCCCGCAGCGCCGCGTGATCTGAACCACAGCTCTTGGGGATCCGGTCATTCCGCTACCGGCGGGTATGGTCTCGGCCATGCGCACCCCCAGCCCCGGCCGGACCGGCCGTCCCCGCAGCGCCGCAGCGGACGCGGCGATCCTCGCCGCCACACGGGACGCGCTGGTCGAGCTGGGCTGGTCGAAGCTGACGATGAGCGACGTCTCGGCTCGGGCCGGCGTCGCCAAGACCACCCTCTACCGACGCTGGGCCGGCAAGAACGAGCTGGTCGTGGACGCGGTGGCGGAGCTCTTCGACTCCCTCGAACTACCGGACCGCGGCTCCCTGGAAGCCGACATCGAGTACGTGGTGCTCCGGTTCGCGGAGCTGCTGCGGCGCCCGGAGGCCCGTACGGCCCTGATGGCGGTCGTCGCCGAGTCCACCCGGGACGATGCCCTGCGCGACCGGATCCGGTCGGCCATCGTGGACCGGCAGAAACGTCTCGTCGTACTGGGTCGCGAGCGGGCCCGGGCCCGCGGCGAGCTCCCGGACGAGGAGGACGAGGTCCTCGCCGCCCACACCACGGACCTGATCTTCGACGTGATCGCGGGCACGGTGGTGCACCGCGTCCTGGTGAGCTCCGAGCCGGTGGACGAGATGTGGGCGGCCGGCTTCACGGCCCTCCTGATGCACGGCCTCCGGGGCCCGGCCCCCGCCGCCTGATCCCAGCGGAACGGCCGAGGCCGGTCACGGCGCCGCCCTTGGGGGCGCCGTGACCGGCCTCGGCCGTCGTGCACGCGCCGGCTCAGAAGCCGGGCGGCTCCGTGTAGGTGCCCCACTCGTCGCGGAGCACGTTGCAGATCTCGCCCAGCGTGGCCTCGGCGCGCACCGCGTCCAGCATGGCGGGGATCATGTTCGACCCGTCGCGGGCCGCCTCCAGCATGGCCTTCAGCGAGTCGGTGACCTTCGCGTCGTCGCGGCGGCCCTTGCGCGCGGCCAACTCCCGCACCTGGACGGTCTCCACCTCGTGGCTGACCCGGAGGATCTCCAGGTCCCCGGTGACCGAGCCGTGGTGGCAGTTGACGCCGACGACCCGCTTGTCACCCTTCTCCAGCGACCGCTGGTACTGGAAGGCCGACTCGGCGATCTCCCCGGTGAACCAGCCGTCCTCGATGCCCCGCAGGATGCCCGAGGTGATCGGCCCGATGGGGTGCTGCCCGTTCGGGTGGGCGCGCAGGCCGCGCTCCTTGATCTGGTCGAAGATCTTCTCGGCGTCGGCCTCGATGCGGTCGGTGAGCTGCTCGACGTACCAGGAACCGCCGAGCGGGTCCGCCACGTTGGCGACGCCGGTCTCCTCCATCAGCACCTGCTGGGTGCGCAGGGCGATCTCCGCCGCCTGCTCGCTCGGCAGCGCGAGGGTCTCGTCGAGGGCGTTGGTGTGCAGGGAGTTCGTGCCGCCGAGCACGGCCGCGAGGGCCTCCACGGCGGTGCGCACGACGTTGTTGTAGGGCTGCTGCGCGGTGAGCGAGACACCGGCGGTCTGGGTGTGGAAGCGCAGCCACATCGACTTGTCGGACTTCGCCCCGTAGACCTCCTTCATCCAGCGGGCCCAGATCCGGCGGGCCGCGCGGAACTTGGCGATCTCCTCGAAGAAGTCGAGGTGCGCGTCGAAGAAGAAGGAGAGGCCGGGCGCGAAGTGGTCCACGTCCATGCCGCGGGAGAGGCCGAGCTCCACGTAGCCGAAGCCGTCGGCGAGGGTGTAGGCGAGCTCCTGCGCGGCCGTGGCCCCGGCCTCGCGGATGTGGTAGCCGGAGACGGACAGCGGCTTGTAGGCGGGGATGCCCTTCGCGCAGTACTCCATGAGGTCGCCGATGAGGCGCAGGTGCGGCTCGGGCTCGAAGAGCCACTCCTTCTGGGCGATGTACTCCTTGAAGATGTCGGTCTGGAGCGTGCCGTTGAGCACGGCCGGGTCCACACCCTGCCGCTCGGCGGCGACCAGGTACATGCAGAAGGCGGGCACGGCGGGGCCCGAGATCGTCAT
This genomic window from Streptomyces sp. NBC_01351 contains:
- a CDS encoding acyl-CoA mutase large subunit family protein — translated: MDADAIEEGRLRWQARYDKARKREADFTTLSGDDVDPVYGPRPGDSYEGFERIGWPGEYPYTRGLHATGYRGRTWTIRQFAGFGNAEQTNERYKMILAAGGGGLSVAFDMPTLMGRDSDDPRALGEVGHCGVAIDSAADMEVLFKDIPLGDVTTSMTISGPAVPAFCMYLVAAERQGVDPAVLNGTLQTDIFKEYIAQKEWLFEPEPHLRLIGDLMEYCAKGIPAYKPLSVSGYHIREAGATAAQELAYTLADGFGYVELGLSRGMDVDHFAPGLSFFFDAHLDFFEEIAKFRAARRIWARWMKEVYGAKSDKSMWLRFHTQTAGVSLTAQQPYNNVVRTAVEALAAVLGGTNSLHTNALDETLALPSEQAAEIALRTQQVLMEETGVANVADPLGGSWYVEQLTDRIEADAEKIFDQIKERGLRAHPNGQHPIGPITSGILRGIEDGWFTGEIAESAFQYQRSLEKGDKRVVGVNCHHGSVTGDLEILRVSHEVETVQVRELAARKGRRDDAKVTDSLKAMLEAARDGSNMIPAMLDAVRAEATLGEICNVLRDEWGTYTEPPGF
- a CDS encoding TetR/AcrR family transcriptional regulator; the protein is MRTPSPGRTGRPRSAAADAAILAATRDALVELGWSKLTMSDVSARAGVAKTTLYRRWAGKNELVVDAVAELFDSLELPDRGSLEADIEYVVLRFAELLRRPEARTALMAVVAESTRDDALRDRIRSAIVDRQKRLVVLGRERARARGELPDEEDEVLAAHTTDLIFDVIAGTVVHRVLVSSEPVDEMWAAGFTALLMHGLRGPAPAA
- a CDS encoding tetratricopeptide repeat protein, yielding MQPRNMSMSGVVDLAAVKAAGEAKAKAEQARAEAARQAGQGGGNGPAAGAVPPSALVIDVDEAGFERDVLQLSAEVPVVLDFWAEWCEPCKQLSPLLERLTVEANGRLVLAKVDVDANQMLMQQFQIQGIPAVFAVVAGQVLPLFQGVAPEQQIRETLAQLVQVAEERFGIIGIEVDPNAEGAAPGAAASDEAEVPAGPYDALLEAAVVALDAGDLGGAVQAYKNVLADDPANTEAKLGLAQAELLARVQDMNPQAVRTAAAENPRDPAAQIAAADLDLVGGHVEDAFGRLVDTVRVTFGEDRDAVRLRLLELFEVIGADDPRVTAARTALARVLF
- a CDS encoding DUF6230 family protein — protein: MSSQVRGGTRWKRFALVMVPSIAATAAVGVGLAQGALAASFSVSGQDFKVSADKLDGDNLIQYGGLAKGHDMAGKPVAHPVTISGFSHAKITNMCQSLATKTPLGTVTLQLRTGHKGQPAEADNIYLDVAELDADAEFKNLDIGVAVSDPNHKMKPQAGTVTDENKYAFSQRAEKAILTNVRQKAWATTAGTFKLPDLKLRLLGGDQPCYQDEK
- a CDS encoding DUF6114 domain-containing protein: MNPQAPVYVRAEDDAWLTVVYYHFHAWTGRRPFWAGLFTLFSGFPIAYFPYADLRLGNISLAMATTGGAGALIIGVLLITLGLALWFQETIRVFAGVAAILLALVSIPVSNLGGFGLGFIPALIGGALALSWSPGRPAEEEPVDQRPAAAAVDMTKADWMAGPQGFPGQRATETPAHASETTAHADGGRNSAG